One Nerophis lumbriciformis linkage group LG21, RoL_Nlum_v2.1, whole genome shotgun sequence DNA segment encodes these proteins:
- the LOC133620955 gene encoding complement C1q tumor necrosis factor-related protein 4-like gives MFLRLLVLLLVVARCSRAQPVDNRDELNSVRASLENLKADRRAMMDRLDEAERELKTVQESPKVAFAASLGGNGAQKTTSGNQDLIYRDVLTNVGGAYNAATGEFTAPIRGVYYIRFTANAPTDFPMSAVLYKNNAEIQLIAHEQPSGEGSDTASNGAALLLEKGDKLKMVLWHNTQIWDNSNHHSTFSGFLVFPWVDEPTMKFDVESEMKSLLASVSRVQADNSELKDRLETTEKELMAMRDVPKVAFAASLGGNGLQKTTSGNKKLLYKDVLTNVGEAYNPETGEFTAPVRGVYYIRFTANAPTDFPMSAVLYKNNEQIQLIAHEQPSGDGSDTASNGATLQLERGDKLSLYLWHNTQIWDNSNHHSTFSGFLLFPL, from the exons ATGTTTCTACGTCTCCTGGTCCTGCTGTTGGTTGTGGCGCGGTGCAGCCGGGCTCAGCCCGTGGACAACCGGGACGAGCTGAACAGTGTTCGAGCGTCTCTGGAGAATCTGAAAGCCGACAGACGAG CCATGATGGATCGTCTGGATGAGGCCGAGAGGGAGCTGAAGACAGTCCAAG AAAGTCCAAAAGTGGCCTTTGCTGCCTCGCTGGGAGGAAACGGCGCCCAGAAGACGACATCCGGAAACCAAGATCTTATCTACAGGGATGTCCTGACCAACGTGGGCGGGGCTTATAATGCCGCTACAG GAGAGTTCACAGCACCCATTCGCGGCGTCTACTACATCCGCTTCACCGCCAACGCCCCCACCGACTTCCCAATGAGTGCTGTGCTCTACAAGAACAACGCTGAGATCCAGCTCATTGCCCACGAGCAGCCGTCGGGCGAGGGCAGCGACACGGCGTCAAACGGTGCCGCCCTGCTGCTGGAGAAGGGTGACAAGCTGAAGATGGTGCTGTGGCACAACACCCAGATTTGGGACAACAGCAATCATCACAGCACGTTCAGTGGCTTCCTGGTCTTCCCCTG GGTGGATGAGCCTACGATGAAGTTTGACGTTGAATCAGAGATGAAAAGCCTTCTAGCGTCAGTGTCGCGGGTCCAGGCTGACAATTCAG AACTCAAAGACCGCCTGGAGACCACGGAGAAGGAGCTGATGGCCATGAGAG ATGTGCCAAAGGTGGCGTTTGCGGCGTCGCTGGGTGGTAACGGTCTTCAGAAGACAACGTCAGGAAATAAGAAGCTCCTCTACAAAGACGTGCTGACTAATGTCGGCGAGGCGTACAACCCGGAGACAG GAGAGTTCACAGCTCCCGTTCGCGGCGTCTATTACATCCGCTTCACCGCCAACGCCCCCACCGACTTCCCAATGAGCGCCGTGCTCTACAAGAACAACGAACAGATCCAGCTCATCGCCCACGAGCAGCCGTCGGGCGACGGCAGCGACACAGCGTCCAATGGCGCCACGCTGCAGCTGGAGAGGGGCGACAAGCTCTCGCTGTACCTGTGGCACAACACTCAGATTTGGGACAACAGCAACCACCACAGCACCTTCAGCGGCTTCCTGCTCTTCCCCTTGTGA